One region of Erwinia tracheiphila genomic DNA includes:
- the cysG gene encoding siroheme synthase CysG, whose translation MDYLPIFADIRDKPVLIVGGGEVAARKIELLRRAGARAQIVARELGAELTALHDCGAVEWLAKEYHSSQLDQVWMVIAATDNNVLNSRVYHDAGERRLLANVVDDQPKCSFIFPSIVDRSPLVVAISSSGTAPVLARLLREKLEALLPGNLGQMAEIAGQWRDKVKQRFSKMPQRRRFWESAFNGLFASQIASGNLAGAKQTLDRQLDNPDATEGEIILVGAGPGNAGLLTLRGLQVMQLADVVLYDHLVSDEVLDLVRRDADRICVGKRANTHSVPQEETNRLLVDLAKKGKRVVRLKGGDPFIFGRGGEELQVAVEAGIPFQVVPGVTAAAGVTAYAGIPLTHRDHAQSVLFITGHCRADGEEVDWPSLARARQTLAIYMGTVKAAEISARLIAHGRDAQTPVAVIGRGTLQDQQVLTGILADLDELARGAPTPALIVIGEVVNLHPHLAWFQHSVQQAGRDSAVVNLA comes from the coding sequence GTGGATTATCTCCCGATTTTTGCCGACATCCGTGATAAACCGGTGCTGATTGTGGGCGGTGGCGAAGTAGCTGCGCGCAAAATTGAATTGTTGCGTCGTGCGGGCGCTAGAGCGCAAATCGTCGCGCGTGAGTTGGGTGCCGAGCTGACCGCACTGCACGATTGTGGGGCCGTTGAATGGCTGGCTAAAGAGTATCACAGCAGCCAGCTGGACCAGGTTTGGATGGTGATTGCTGCCACAGACAATAATGTGCTAAACAGCCGCGTTTATCACGATGCTGGTGAACGACGCCTGTTAGCCAACGTGGTGGACGATCAGCCTAAATGTTCTTTTATCTTCCCTTCTATTGTCGACCGGTCCCCGCTGGTGGTGGCGATCTCTTCCAGCGGTACGGCACCGGTGCTGGCACGTTTACTACGCGAAAAGCTGGAGGCACTGCTGCCCGGCAATCTTGGCCAGATGGCAGAAATCGCCGGGCAGTGGCGCGACAAGGTCAAGCAGCGCTTTAGCAAGATGCCCCAGCGTCGTCGCTTTTGGGAAAGCGCGTTTAATGGGCTGTTTGCCAGCCAGATTGCCTCTGGCAATCTGGCTGGCGCAAAACAGACGCTGGATCGACAGCTGGATAATCCCGATGCCACTGAGGGCGAGATCATTCTGGTGGGGGCTGGCCCCGGTAATGCCGGATTATTGACGCTGCGTGGCCTGCAGGTTATGCAGCTGGCAGACGTAGTGCTTTACGATCATCTGGTTAGCGATGAGGTACTGGATTTGGTTCGTCGCGACGCCGATCGCATTTGCGTGGGTAAACGCGCCAATACCCACAGTGTGCCACAGGAAGAAACCAATCGATTGCTGGTGGATCTGGCGAAGAAAGGCAAACGGGTAGTGCGCCTGAAAGGGGGCGACCCCTTTATCTTCGGGCGTGGCGGTGAAGAGCTACAGGTCGCTGTTGAGGCAGGTATCCCCTTTCAGGTGGTGCCTGGCGTAACGGCGGCGGCGGGCGTGACGGCGTATGCGGGTATCCCCTTAACCCACCGCGATCATGCACAAAGCGTGCTGTTTATCACCGGACATTGTCGCGCGGATGGTGAAGAAGTGGACTGGCCATCACTGGCGAGAGCGCGACAAACGCTGGCTATTTATATGGGCACGGTGAAAGCCGCAGAAATCTCTGCCAGGCTGATTGCACATGGCCGTGATGCCCAAACGCCGGTCGCTGTTATCGGACGGGGAACGCTCCAGGACCAGCAGGTGCTGACCGGTATCCTTGCCGACCTTGATGAACTGGCCCGGGGTGCCCCAACGCCAGCACTTATTGTTATTGGCGAAGTGGTTAATCTGCACCCGCATCTTGCGTGGTTTCAACATTCAGTACAGCAGGCGGGTCGTGACTCCGCCGTTGTCAATCTGGCTTGA
- the cysD gene encoding sulfate adenylyltransferase subunit CysD — protein MDQKRLTHLRQLEAESIHIIREVAAEFSNPVMMYSIGKDSSVMLHLARKAFYPGTLPFPLLHVDTGWKFKEMYAFRDRTVKQIGAELLVHRNPEGVAMGINPFVHGSAKHTDIMKTEGLKQALSKYGFDAAFGGARRDEEKSRAKERIYSFRDCFHRWDPKNQRPELWHNYNGQINKGESIRVFPLSNWTELDIWQYIFLENIEIVPLYLAASRPVLERDDMLMMIDDDRIDLQPGEAIQQRMVRFRTLGCWPLTGAVESQAQTLPEIIEEMLVSTTSERQGRVIDRDQSGSMELKKRQGYF, from the coding sequence ATGGATCAAAAACGGCTTACCCATCTGCGTCAACTGGAAGCGGAAAGTATCCATATCATCCGTGAAGTGGCAGCAGAATTCAGTAACCCGGTGATGATGTATTCCATCGGGAAGGATTCTTCAGTGATGCTGCATCTGGCGCGTAAGGCATTCTATCCGGGCACGCTGCCGTTTCCGCTATTACATGTTGATACCGGCTGGAAATTCAAAGAAATGTACGCATTTCGTGACCGCACGGTTAAGCAGATCGGTGCGGAACTGCTGGTGCATCGCAATCCTGAAGGTGTGGCGATGGGAATCAATCCCTTTGTTCACGGCAGCGCCAAACACACGGATATTATGAAGACCGAAGGGCTGAAGCAGGCGTTGAGCAAATACGGTTTTGATGCCGCTTTTGGCGGCGCGCGACGCGATGAAGAAAAATCCCGTGCCAAAGAGCGAATCTATTCCTTCCGCGACTGTTTTCATCGCTGGGACCCGAAAAACCAGCGCCCTGAACTGTGGCATAACTATAACGGGCAGATTAATAAAGGTGAGAGCATTCGCGTGTTCCCACTTTCCAACTGGACTGAACTGGATATCTGGCAGTACATCTTCCTGGAAAATATTGAGATTGTCCCGCTCTACCTGGCAGCCAGCCGCCCGGTTCTGGAGCGCGATGACATGTTGATGATGATCGACGATGATCGGATTGATTTGCAGCCCGGTGAAGCAATTCAACAGCGCATGGTTCGTTTTCGTACTCTGGGCTGCTGGCCGCTGACTGGGGCTGTTGAATCTCAGGCGCAGACGCTGCCTGAAATCATTGAAGAAATGCTGGTTTCCACCACCAGCGAACGTCAGGGTCGGGTGATTGACCGCGATCAGTCCGGTTCGATGGAGCTGAAAAAACGCCAGGGCTATTTCTGA